One segment of Leptospira kirschneri serovar Cynopteri str. 3522 CT DNA contains the following:
- a CDS encoding ankyrin repeat domain-containing protein translates to MKLLSLILKEFEKSFCKNKIKYIHLVFGTSLFFTACVFPQQRYVSYYPTDYVYKGDLQGLENCLRLGGGINQKDPFFKNYTPLMIAAKEGEYLISEYLIRHVNARTRDGHTALMKASFNRYPGNRKTSGADIHTMTLQGHTAWSESTLEYYKMIQDILIKAGVGAK, encoded by the coding sequence ATGAAACTTTTAAGTTTGATTCTAAAAGAGTTTGAAAAGAGCTTTTGTAAAAATAAGATAAAGTATATTCACCTCGTTTTTGGGACGAGTTTATTTTTTACGGCATGTGTCTTTCCACAACAAAGATACGTTTCTTATTATCCTACTGACTACGTTTATAAAGGTGACTTACAAGGTTTGGAGAATTGTCTCCGTTTGGGAGGGGGAATCAATCAAAAAGATCCGTTTTTTAAAAATTATACTCCTCTTATGATCGCAGCAAAGGAAGGAGAATACTTAATTTCGGAATATTTAATTAGACACGTAAATGCAAGAACAAGAGACGGACATACAGCCTTGATGAAGGCATCTTTTAACCGTTATCCCGGAAATCGTAAAACTTCGGGTGCGGATATACATACAATGACCTTACAAGGGCATACGGCTTGGTCAGAGTCTACATTAGAATATTATAAAATGATTCAAGATATTCTTATTAAAGCCGGTGTTGGTGCTAAATGA